From Novipirellula artificiosorum, the proteins below share one genomic window:
- a CDS encoding enolase-like domain-containing protein, translating into MTLELKRVELRKVEIATRMPFRYGIATLTAVPYLIVFADFRIDGKVSRGVAADVLPPKWFTKQPEASIETEIEEMLTVIRSACHAAIGMGPQPSVFRFWQQLYQRQMNEPRLHGLPPLLRHFGVSLVERAAIDATCQRESMTFHEAVRSNHFGIRLDECYSELAGIQPDACLPAEPTVKMQIRHTVGLADPIFDSEIDDTHRLDDGLPQSLQSCIEENGISYFKIKVPAEIEEARSRLRRLAELFEALVPSFRFTLDGNEFFNDPQAFRSFWETLRSDSQLARFIDRGLMVVEQPLHRDVALSDSTRDVFHAWPERPPIIIDESDGESSSLSRALQAGYVGTSHKNCKGVIKGIVNACRLRQLNQQLGAQTYVCTGEDLMNLGPIALLQDLAVGATLGLTHMERNGHHYVAGLQPMPQPIQIATLQRHADLYQSHEALGSVFPTLKIRDGSIDLTSVNRSPFGYGIEVDPEWFDLIERIENR; encoded by the coding sequence ATGACCCTCGAACTCAAACGAGTCGAACTTCGCAAAGTCGAGATTGCCACGCGGATGCCGTTCCGCTACGGCATCGCAACGCTCACCGCGGTGCCCTACTTGATCGTGTTTGCGGACTTTCGAATCGATGGCAAAGTGAGTCGCGGGGTGGCGGCGGATGTGTTGCCACCGAAATGGTTCACCAAGCAGCCTGAGGCAAGCATCGAAACCGAGATCGAAGAGATGTTGACGGTGATCCGGTCGGCATGTCACGCAGCGATCGGGATGGGGCCGCAGCCAAGCGTGTTTCGGTTTTGGCAGCAACTGTACCAGCGTCAAATGAACGAGCCCCGGCTGCACGGATTGCCTCCGCTGCTGAGGCATTTTGGCGTTTCCCTGGTCGAACGCGCGGCAATCGATGCGACGTGCCAGCGAGAATCGATGACGTTCCACGAAGCGGTGCGATCGAATCATTTTGGCATTCGACTTGATGAGTGCTACAGCGAATTGGCAGGCATCCAACCGGACGCCTGTTTGCCAGCGGAACCCACGGTCAAGATGCAGATTCGACACACCGTGGGACTTGCGGACCCCATCTTCGACTCCGAAATCGACGATACACATCGACTCGATGATGGCTTGCCCCAATCGCTTCAATCGTGCATCGAAGAGAATGGCATTTCCTATTTCAAGATCAAGGTTCCCGCGGAAATCGAAGAAGCTCGATCACGATTGAGACGTCTTGCCGAGCTGTTTGAAGCCTTGGTTCCGTCGTTTCGGTTCACACTCGATGGCAACGAATTTTTCAACGACCCGCAAGCGTTTCGATCGTTCTGGGAAACACTCCGCAGCGATTCGCAGCTCGCTCGATTTATCGATCGCGGGTTGATGGTGGTCGAGCAACCCCTGCATCGCGATGTTGCGCTTTCCGATTCAACCCGCGATGTCTTCCATGCGTGGCCCGAGCGGCCGCCGATCATCATTGATGAATCGGACGGTGAATCATCCAGCTTGAGCCGGGCGCTCCAGGCGGGATACGTTGGAACCAGCCACAAGAATTGCAAAGGGGTCATCAAGGGCATCGTCAACGCTTGTCGATTGAGACAGCTCAATCAGCAACTCGGAGCCCAGACCTATGTCTGCACCGGAGAAGATCTGATGAACCTTGGGCCGATCGCGTTGCTGCAAGACTTGGCGGTCGGGGCGACCCTGGGGCTGACGCACATGGAACGAAACGGACATCACTATGTCGCCGGTTTGCAACCGATGCCGCAGCCGATTCAAATCGCGACGCTGCAGCGTCATGCGGACCTTTATCAAAGTCATGAAGCATTGGGATCCGTTTTCCCTACGCTCAAAATCCGCGACGGATCGATCGACTTGACCAGTGTGAACCGGTCACCCTTCGGGTATGGAATCGAGGTCGATCCGGAGTGGTTTGACCTGATCGAACGGATTGAGAATCGGTAG
- a CDS encoding cobalamin-independent methionine synthase II family protein: MSQPSLRTTVVGSYPVPEWLMAMPSGQALIDATRVVFKTQEMAGIDVVVDGELYRWDVNHPDTNGMIDYFVKPMDGIREQVTRKDIVEFSQLEGMGFRVAPAGVVEGPIDEGTLNIPRDYARARQCTHHPLKFTLTGPHMLCKTLMDHHYNSRPEMAMALGRALAKQVADIDPEVIQVDEANITGHPEEIGWAADSINLVLDGAVKAKEKGVHLCFGNYGGQSIQKGHWEQLMTLINSLHCDHVVLEFAFRGYDELQYFRDGVDPRMGLGIGVVDVKVNTVETPEQIAQRIETATKRVGDDRIRWVHPDCGFWMNKRSIADRKIANLVRGRDLFLGIDSAAS, encoded by the coding sequence ATGAGCCAACCGAGTCTCCGAACCACCGTTGTCGGTTCTTATCCCGTTCCCGAGTGGTTGATGGCGATGCCGTCGGGACAAGCCTTGATCGACGCCACCCGCGTCGTCTTCAAAACGCAAGAAATGGCAGGCATTGATGTGGTCGTGGATGGGGAATTGTATCGCTGGGACGTCAACCACCCCGACACCAATGGAATGATCGATTACTTCGTGAAGCCGATGGACGGGATCCGAGAACAGGTGACGAGAAAAGACATTGTCGAGTTTTCACAACTCGAAGGCATGGGGTTCCGCGTCGCGCCCGCTGGCGTCGTGGAAGGACCGATTGACGAAGGCACCCTCAACATTCCTCGCGACTACGCGCGAGCCAGGCAATGCACCCATCATCCACTGAAATTCACGTTGACGGGCCCGCATATGCTTTGCAAAACCCTGATGGACCACCACTACAACAGCCGCCCCGAAATGGCGATGGCACTGGGGCGTGCACTCGCCAAGCAAGTGGCGGACATCGATCCTGAGGTGATTCAAGTCGACGAAGCCAACATCACCGGCCACCCCGAAGAAATCGGTTGGGCAGCCGACTCGATCAACTTGGTTCTCGATGGTGCGGTCAAGGCAAAAGAGAAAGGCGTGCATCTTTGTTTTGGCAACTACGGTGGCCAAAGCATTCAAAAGGGGCATTGGGAACAATTGATGACGCTGATCAATTCGTTGCACTGCGACCATGTCGTGTTGGAGTTTGCTTTTCGCGGGTACGACGAACTTCAATACTTCCGTGACGGTGTCGACCCACGGATGGGACTGGGGATTGGCGTGGTCGATGTGAAAGTCAACACGGTCGAAACCCCCGAACAAATCGCGCAAAGAATTGAGACGGCGACGAAAAGGGTGGGCGACGATCGCATTCGTTGGGTTCATCCGGATTGTGGGTTCTGGATGAACAAGCGCAGCATCGCGGATCGCAAGATCGCCAATTTGGTTCGCGGTCGAGATTTGTTTCTAGGAATCGATTCGGCGGCGTCATGA
- the hemQ gene encoding hydrogen peroxide-dependent heme synthase yields MPEPSVIPEQGWHCGHTMYRFRREAISGPLSKTCQDQFRTALDPESGEAPERLAAYWTSGHRADFAVMSMDPDPAKVDAVHQKIMAPPLGQFVEATWSFVSVSEISEYVPSLEQYRDRLIASGAEPDSPTLAAKMNAYERRLPMMREQRLQPEFPDWPSACFYPMNKKRAVGANWFNEPFSKRNAMMAEHAQSGMAFAGKVSQLITVGVGLDDWEWMVTLWGRNPQYLKDIVYKMRFDEASAKYGEFGPFYVGYKATADEITQHCRLAH; encoded by the coding sequence TTGCCGGAACCTTCGGTGATACCGGAACAGGGTTGGCATTGTGGCCATACGATGTACCGTTTTCGCCGCGAAGCGATCAGCGGCCCGCTGAGCAAGACGTGCCAAGACCAATTTCGCACCGCCTTGGACCCAGAAAGCGGCGAAGCTCCCGAACGTTTGGCAGCCTATTGGACCAGCGGACATCGAGCCGATTTTGCGGTGATGTCAATGGATCCCGATCCGGCCAAGGTCGACGCGGTCCACCAAAAGATCATGGCACCGCCGCTGGGCCAATTCGTCGAAGCGACCTGGTCGTTCGTTTCGGTCAGCGAAATCAGCGAGTACGTTCCGAGCTTGGAGCAATACCGTGATCGGCTGATCGCCAGCGGCGCGGAACCCGATTCCCCCACGCTGGCCGCGAAGATGAACGCTTACGAGCGGCGTTTGCCGATGATGAGGGAGCAACGTCTGCAACCTGAATTCCCCGATTGGCCGTCGGCCTGTTTCTACCCCATGAACAAAAAGCGTGCGGTCGGTGCAAACTGGTTCAACGAACCGTTTAGCAAACGAAACGCAATGATGGCCGAACATGCCCAAAGTGGCATGGCGTTCGCGGGCAAAGTCAGCCAATTGATCACGGTCGGCGTGGGACTCGACGATTGGGAATGGATGGTCACGTTGTGGGGACGCAATCCTCAGTACTTAAAAGACATTGTCTACAAAATGCGATTTGATGAAGCGAGTGCCAAGTACGGTGAGTTTGGACCGTTCTATGTCGGTTACAAAGCGACCGCCGACGAGATCACCCAACATTGCCGACTGGCCCACTAG
- a CDS encoding cupin domain-containing protein, which yields MTTDAQWVQLTDLPPVVCPCGLARRAFADRDEFPGTVHLTEISSDAREHYHTTHTEIYVVLECEEHAAIELDGTLHPVRPLSSVLIPPKVRHRAVGQMKVLIVCSPNFDPADEFFD from the coding sequence GTGACTACCGACGCCCAATGGGTCCAATTGACCGATTTGCCCCCCGTCGTGTGTCCCTGTGGACTGGCTCGCCGAGCCTTCGCAGACCGCGATGAGTTTCCGGGGACCGTGCATTTGACGGAAATCAGCTCCGATGCTCGCGAACATTACCACACGACCCATACTGAGATTTACGTCGTACTCGAATGTGAGGAACACGCGGCGATCGAGCTCGATGGCACCCTGCACCCTGTTCGCCCCCTGTCGTCCGTTCTGATCCCTCCCAAGGTACGTCACCGAGCTGTCGGCCAAATGAAGGTCCTGATCGTTTGTTCGCCTAACTTCGACCCGGCTGACGAGTTTTTTGATTAG
- a CDS encoding outer membrane protein assembly factor BamB family protein: MKSVFARSLPACLLVAAALGNVAAMAQSADWPYWRGPKFDGSAEATGLPDNWDPDGGEGSHLIWKRDDIGGPCTPIVMNGRLYTIQRSEEGTSREGERVVCLDAKTGETIWENRYNVWLSDVPAERVGWSSVVGDSETGNVYVLGACDLFKCINGETGETVWENPLHEQYGMLSTYGGRTNFPVIHEDLVIISGIIINWGDYAKPNHRLMAFDKRSGELIWFSGTKDLPEDTTYSAPSLVTIDGQRQLIFGAGDGAIWGFQPRTGKPLWHYRLSLRGIYATPLVDGDMVFATHSEENIDGRSMGAVVGLKISGTGEATKVEEVWKVKDLIVGYSEPVVIGDRLYVVDDRCKMWIFDKMTGEPIVEQKGFVSSRQRSALLSADGKIYVLSENGPWAIVAPTEEGFEVLNKGRIRDTQFAGSPIVADGRLYFPSTTALYCVGSESSSQTPIEMADSMGEEAAPSENLEATQILLVPAEAIVKPGESIEFSVRAFNRLGQPVETPTEVTLSVEGPGTVEGMTFTAARDVAHTAAVIQAQCGNAVGIARVRIIPPLPWKFTFDGLGDPPVSWVGARYRHVIRDIDGSPALVKIVTIPKGARSRASMGPSDLSNYTITADVRGARMSDKLPDIGVTAHGYTMDLMGESQQLQIRTWDAQLRMAETIDFPWKEDTWYRIKLRAEIESEPPAAVAVLKGKVWPRDEPEPEDWTITARDESPNMNASPGLYGNAKDAEIYIDNVEVFAND, from the coding sequence ATGAAATCTGTGTTTGCTCGCTCCCTCCCCGCTTGTTTGTTGGTCGCTGCTGCTTTGGGCAACGTCGCGGCAATGGCTCAATCTGCGGATTGGCCCTACTGGCGAGGCCCGAAATTTGATGGTTCTGCTGAGGCCACGGGGCTCCCCGATAACTGGGATCCTGATGGCGGCGAGGGCAGTCATCTGATTTGGAAACGAGACGACATCGGCGGTCCCTGTACTCCGATCGTGATGAACGGACGTTTGTACACAATCCAGCGTTCCGAAGAAGGAACCAGTCGAGAAGGGGAACGTGTTGTCTGCCTGGATGCGAAAACGGGCGAAACGATCTGGGAAAACCGCTACAACGTTTGGCTTTCGGATGTTCCCGCTGAACGAGTGGGTTGGAGTAGTGTGGTTGGCGATTCGGAAACGGGAAACGTCTACGTGCTCGGCGCCTGCGACCTGTTCAAATGTATCAACGGGGAAACCGGTGAAACCGTTTGGGAAAACCCGCTGCATGAGCAGTATGGGATGCTCAGCACCTACGGAGGGCGTACCAATTTCCCGGTGATCCACGAAGACTTGGTGATCATCAGCGGCATCATCATTAATTGGGGTGATTACGCCAAACCGAATCATCGGCTGATGGCGTTCGACAAACGCAGCGGCGAGTTAATTTGGTTCAGCGGCACGAAAGACCTCCCCGAAGACACGACCTACTCGGCACCGAGCTTGGTCACCATTGACGGCCAGCGACAGCTGATCTTTGGCGCCGGCGATGGAGCGATTTGGGGTTTCCAGCCGCGGACAGGCAAGCCACTTTGGCATTACCGCCTTTCGCTGCGCGGCATCTATGCGACTCCGCTGGTCGATGGCGACATGGTGTTTGCGACCCACAGCGAAGAGAACATCGACGGGCGGTCGATGGGCGCGGTCGTTGGCTTGAAAATTTCGGGAACGGGCGAAGCAACGAAAGTCGAAGAGGTCTGGAAAGTCAAAGACCTGATTGTCGGGTACAGCGAACCGGTCGTGATCGGCGATCGGCTGTACGTCGTCGATGACCGCTGCAAAATGTGGATCTTTGACAAAATGACGGGTGAACCGATTGTTGAGCAAAAGGGGTTCGTGAGCAGCCGGCAACGCAGTGCGTTGCTCTCGGCAGACGGCAAGATCTACGTGTTGAGCGAAAATGGTCCCTGGGCGATCGTGGCGCCGACCGAAGAGGGCTTCGAAGTGCTGAACAAAGGACGGATTCGCGACACGCAATTCGCCGGTTCGCCGATCGTTGCCGACGGCCGTTTGTATTTCCCCAGCACCACGGCGCTTTACTGCGTCGGTTCCGAATCGTCATCGCAGACGCCGATCGAAATGGCCGATTCGATGGGCGAAGAAGCTGCCCCGTCCGAAAACCTCGAAGCCACTCAGATTCTGCTTGTCCCCGCCGAAGCGATTGTCAAACCGGGCGAATCGATCGAGTTTTCGGTCCGTGCGTTCAATCGACTCGGCCAACCGGTCGAAACGCCAACGGAGGTGACGTTGAGCGTCGAGGGTCCCGGCACCGTTGAGGGGATGACCTTCACGGCTGCACGCGATGTGGCGCATACGGCCGCAGTGATTCAAGCCCAATGCGGCAACGCGGTCGGCATCGCTCGTGTCCGCATCATTCCACCGTTGCCGTGGAAGTTTACGTTTGACGGGCTCGGCGATCCGCCGGTTTCGTGGGTCGGGGCGCGGTATCGTCACGTGATTCGCGACATCGATGGCTCGCCTGCCTTGGTCAAGATCGTCACGATCCCCAAAGGAGCACGCAGCCGTGCATCGATGGGGCCAAGTGATTTGTCCAATTACACGATCACGGCGGACGTTCGTGGGGCACGCATGAGCGACAAATTACCCGACATCGGTGTGACGGCTCACGGTTACACGATGGACTTGATGGGTGAGAGCCAGCAGCTGCAGATACGAACTTGGGACGCGCAGCTTCGGATGGCCGAAACCATCGACTTCCCCTGGAAGGAAGACACTTGGTACCGAATCAAATTGCGAGCGGAGATTGAAAGTGAACCCCCCGCAGCGGTTGCCGTTTTGAAAGGCAAGGTTTGGCCTCGTGATGAACCCGAACCCGAAGATTGGACGATCACCGCACGTGACGAATCGCCCAACATGAACGCCAGTCCTGGTTTGTACGGCAACGCAAAAGATGCCGAGATCTACATCGACAACGTCGAAGTCTTTGCGAACGACTAA